The window TAGGAGGAACAGAGCGTAACCAGAAAGGGGATCAGATCCCCTTGTTGATGATGGCGAATAAAGTGCTGTTCTCCAAAAAGGGCAACATCCGCGCCCGCAGAGAAGAAACGATCACTATCCTTACCAGGGGTATCCACCTGGACCTTATGTGCCCCGTCTTTTACCACGGCAACCTGTAGGCCTTGAGAGCGCAGACGGGGGATTAAGGCCTCAATCAGCGTGGTCTTACCTGATCCGCTATACCCACAGATTCCCAGGACAGGGTAAGGCGTCAGGGGATGTGCCAGCGGATGGGCATCCGGTGTTCTTCCCATAATTAGCTGTTTATTCCTGAAGAAGAATCGGCGAAAATTCCAGCTCTTTTTCCTCGACGCAGCAATTCCTGAACCGCTGCTCTTCCGATATCTGTAAGGTCGAGGGAAAAATCATTTACATAAAGAGCGATATGCTCGGAAATTACCTGCTCATCCAGCTCCTGGGCATGCTCTTTGATGTATGCGGTGCAGGCATCGGGGTGGGCAAAGGCCCAGCGGAGACTGGCAGCTATAGCCTCTTCGGTTTCTTTGATGACCTGTTCACCAAGGCTGGTGCGGGCTGCGATACAACCCAGGGGAATAGGAAGTCCGGTTTCCTGCTCCCACCACTCTCCCAGGTCTTGTACACTGGTCAGCCCATAATTTTGGTAGGTAAATCGGCTTTCGTGAATAATAACACCCGCATCAGCCTTTCCTTCTTGCAGGGCTGTCATGATTTTATCAAAGGGCATCACGATTATTTCGCCGTGAATCGGGAGGTAGAGTTTCAGCAGGAGCGCCGCTGTTGTGTATTTTCCCGGAATGGCTATTCTCCAGGAAGAGGGGGCGTTTTTTTGCTCTGGCCGGGTCACCAGAAGTGGACCGCAGCAACGCCCAAGGGCTGCGCCGGTATTCAGCATAGTGTACTGATTCTGCACATGCCCTAAGGCGTGGAAGGATAATTTTGTTACATCCAGCGTAGCTGCATTGGCCCATTTGTTGAGGGTTTCCACATCTTCAAGTTGCGGAGCTGCAAAATCTATGTGCCGGAGAGGGATTTTTCCATGCATAAGGGCATAGAAAATAAAGGTGTCATTGGGGCATGGTGAGTAGCCTATGGTAAGCTCGGGGGCCATAATTTCTCAGTCAATGTTGCCGCTGAAATATTGAGTTGTGGATTGGGATTGTCTGCTGTCTTTCTGTTCTGCTGTCTCCTCCACCTTCTTATCCAATCTTTATAGGGTATCCTTAATGTATCATTTCTGTCAAGCTTTGAGAGGGATGGCGCGCAATCCCTAATGGCTTGCAACAAGATTCAGAGGCGGTGTTTTTGCATCTTTTTGCTGTGCTCACCCAATTCTGCATTTTTTTTCTTGTCATAGCTTGTTGTTTTTGTGTATGGTGGCTATTCTTGCAAAAAGTAGCGTTTGTTTACAGGCAGTCTGCCAGACATCGACATGAAAGTTCAATTTACAGATATTTCTACAGCAGGCAGTCGTTACATCATTACGGACGACAAATGGCTTGCCCTGACAGATTTCCAGAAAAGCGCTCCAGTACATGCGGAGTTGACACTCACACGGAAAAGTGATACACGAGTTGAGGTGTATGGCAATCTGGATGTCGGACTGCTGTTGGCCTGCGACCGTTGTCTTGCTGACTATAGTTTTGCTGTTCAGGTGAGTTTTCATTACATCCTGGACAGGGAAAGCGAAGAAAGCGGTCATATAAAAGAACTCGAATGCACAACGGCTAATCTTGATATTATTCAGGTAGAAGAGCCTGCTGTGGATATTCCAGATTTGCTTCGGCAGCAATTGTATTTGGTGTTGCCGGAAAAGAAGATATGCTCGCCAGCCTGCAAAGGACTGTGTATACAGTGCGGAACAAATCTGAATGACGGCGCATGTTCCTGTGATCAGGAAATGAGTAACTCCCCTTTTGCAGTTTTGGCATCGCTGAAAAAAGGCTAAATGCGGCCTTAAAGGCGAACGATATATAATAATAAAATAATCTGAATAATATTCAGGATAATTACGTTTTTTTCTTCAGGAGGAAGGTCATGGCATTACCAAAAAGACGACATTCTCGTTCACGAACCCGGAAACGCAGAGCGCATGATTTTTTGACCGGTCCCAGCGTGGGCCGTTGCCCGGAATGCGGTGAGCCGAAAATGCCGCATCAATTATGTTCCGGTTGTGGAACCTATAAAGGGAAAACTTTTTATCAGTTCGGAGACGAGCTGGATTAGGCTGACCTGTGAAGATAGCCCTTGATGCGATGGGTGGTGATCAGGGGCCTGAGTTGTTGATTGATGGAGCGCTCCAAGCTCTTAAGAAAAATAAGGAGCTTTCTGTTGTCCTGCTTGGCCCTGAAGATCTGCTCAAAGAACGGGTTGCGCAATGCGCCGAGTCTGGCAGCATTACCGAACGACTGCTTATTGAGCATGCCCCTGAGACCATTACTATGGAAGAGTCCCCTGTGGAAGCCATCCGCAAGAAAAAGGACTCAACCATAATGCTCGGTTTTAATTTGGTGAAGAATGGGCAGGCGGATGCTGTGGTTTCGGCTGGCCATTCCGGGGCTACTATGGCAGCAGCCATACGAAAACTTGGGCGGTTAGACGGAGTTTCCCGCCCAGGTATTGCCAGTCTGTTTCCTACCCGAAAGGCTCCGGTCATGCTGATGGATATCGGTGCTAATGTCGATTGCCGTCCCCAGCATCTTTGTCAGTTTGCTGTCATGGCCTCTTCTTGTTTTGCCCTTCTTCAGAATAAGAAGAATCCTCGCGTCGGGTTGCTGAGTATTGGCTCTGAACCGGGCAAGGGCAATGCCTTGATCAAGGAAACGCATGAGCGACTGAGCCGGAGTAATCTTAATTTCGCTGGCAATGTGGAAGGCCGAGACGTATACAGCGGTGAGCTTGATGTGGTGGTCTGCGATGGCTTTGTTGGCAATATCTCCCTCAAAATCAGTGAGGGACTTGCTGAAGCAGCCATGCATATGCTGAAGGACGAGATTATGAAATCTGTCCAGGCAAAGATTGGCTATCTTCTTATTCGTAAAGCATTTTCTGCATTTCGCAAGCGAGTAGATTACGCTGAATATGGTGGTGCGCCTTTGCTGGGGATTAACGGAATCGGTATTATTTGTCATGGCTCATCATCGTCAGTAGCTATTTGTAACGCCATAGGTGAGGCTGCCAAGTTGGTGGAATACAAAGTGAACGATTCTATAGTTCAGTCATTGCAGCAGCATATCCCGCGTAGCTGTTAAGAGGAAAGATTTATGCACCGTGCTGTTGTCCTTGGAACCGGTTCCTGCTTGCCTCGTCGAGTGTTGACAAATGATGATCTTGAGCAGATGGTGGATACCTCAGATGATTGGATTACCGCTCGTACTGGCATCCGCACTCGACGTATCGCCGGTAAGGGGGAGCAGAACTATCAACTAGCTTCTCGGGCAGCAGAAAAAGCTTTGGCCGCAGCTGGAGTCAGTGCTGAAGAGATTGATCTTATTGCTGTTGCTACCCTGACCCCTCATATGATGATGCCCTCCTGTGCCTGTTTTGTCCAGGCGGAGATAGGGGCGAAAAAGGCCTTTGCCTTTGATTTGAATGCCGCCTGTTCAGGGTTTCTTTATGGCCTGGATATGGCGAGCAAATACATAGCAGCAAATCCAGAGATGAAGGTTTTGCTGATCGGCTCAGAAACCCTGTCTGCAAGGATGAACTGGGAAGATCGCAATACCTGTATTCTGTTCGGTGACGGCGCAGGAGCCTGTGTGCTTACTGGTGCTGGTGTTCAGCAGAGAGGAATTATCGATTGCAACCTCTACTCAGACGGAAGCCTCTGGAAACTTCTTTATATGGACAGCCCAGCCAGTCGAAACCCGGATCTTTTTCTTGAAGAACGTAATGGCTGTTTCATGCAGATGACCGGACG is drawn from Candidatus Electrothrix aestuarii and contains these coding sequences:
- a CDS encoding 1,4-dihydroxy-6-naphthoate synthase; this encodes MAPELTIGYSPCPNDTFIFYALMHGKIPLRHIDFAAPQLEDVETLNKWANAATLDVTKLSFHALGHVQNQYTMLNTGAALGRCCGPLLVTRPEQKNAPSSWRIAIPGKYTTAALLLKLYLPIHGEIIVMPFDKIMTALQEGKADAGVIIHESRFTYQNYGLTSVQDLGEWWEQETGLPIPLGCIAARTSLGEQVIKETEEAIAASLRWAFAHPDACTAYIKEHAQELDEQVISEHIALYVNDFSLDLTDIGRAAVQELLRRGKRAGIFADSSSGINS
- a CDS encoding DUF177 domain-containing protein; protein product: MKVQFTDISTAGSRYIITDDKWLALTDFQKSAPVHAELTLTRKSDTRVEVYGNLDVGLLLACDRCLADYSFAVQVSFHYILDRESEESGHIKELECTTANLDIIQVEEPAVDIPDLLRQQLYLVLPEKKICSPACKGLCIQCGTNLNDGACSCDQEMSNSPFAVLASLKKG
- the rpmF gene encoding 50S ribosomal protein L32, whose amino-acid sequence is MALPKRRHSRSRTRKRRAHDFLTGPSVGRCPECGEPKMPHQLCSGCGTYKGKTFYQFGDELD
- the plsX gene encoding phosphate acyltransferase PlsX translates to MKIALDAMGGDQGPELLIDGALQALKKNKELSVVLLGPEDLLKERVAQCAESGSITERLLIEHAPETITMEESPVEAIRKKKDSTIMLGFNLVKNGQADAVVSAGHSGATMAAAIRKLGRLDGVSRPGIASLFPTRKAPVMLMDIGANVDCRPQHLCQFAVMASSCFALLQNKKNPRVGLLSIGSEPGKGNALIKETHERLSRSNLNFAGNVEGRDVYSGELDVVVCDGFVGNISLKISEGLAEAAMHMLKDEIMKSVQAKIGYLLIRKAFSAFRKRVDYAEYGGAPLLGINGIGIICHGSSSSVAICNAIGEAAKLVEYKVNDSIVQSLQQHIPRSC
- a CDS encoding beta-ketoacyl-ACP synthase III, yielding MHRAVVLGTGSCLPRRVLTNDDLEQMVDTSDDWITARTGIRTRRIAGKGEQNYQLASRAAEKALAAAGVSAEEIDLIAVATLTPHMMMPSCACFVQAEIGAKKAFAFDLNAACSGFLYGLDMASKYIAANPEMKVLLIGSETLSARMNWEDRNTCILFGDGAGACVLTGAGVQQRGIIDCNLYSDGSLWKLLYMDSPASRNPDLFLEERNGCFMQMTGRDVFKYAVRAMENAVLDLLDRQQVSIHDISLIIPHQANIRILSKLAERIGADQEKVFINVDKYGNTSAASIPIALDEASRQNRLEQGDIVLFCSFGGGFTWGSMLMQW